A window from Theobroma cacao cultivar B97-61/B2 chromosome 3, Criollo_cocoa_genome_V2, whole genome shotgun sequence encodes these proteins:
- the LOC18604674 gene encoding glutathione S-transferase U10, producing the protein MEEEKEVKLLGMWANTYVKRVEVALRVKGIPYEYIEEDLSNKSQVLLRHNPVHKKVPVLVHKGNPIAESSVILEYIDETWKVAPRLLPDDPYQRAQVRFWASFIQQQLFEAIGWIITSNAEAQEKNTVELLQQMDVFEETMKEFYAEGIQGIRNDNLGLLDILVCATFGPYKALEEAAGVKILDPERHPFLYSWVTNSNEVPVMKEATPPHEKLLALLQFVRQIALNSSTSQS; encoded by the exons AtggaggaagaaaaggaagtgAAATTGCTTGGGATGTGGGCTAATACATATGTTAAGAGAGTGGAAGTGGCCCTAAGAGTTAAGGGAATACCCTATGAGTATATAGAAGAGGACTTGAGCAACAAGAGCCAGGTGCTCCTACGACACAATCCAGTTCACAAGAAGGTCCCCGTACTTGTCCACAAGGGAAACCCTATAGCTGAGTCCTCTGTCATCCTGGAATATATTGACGAAACCTGGAAAGTTGCTCCTCGGCTCCTCCCTGATGATCCGTATCAAAGAGCTCAAGTTCGATTCTGGGCAAGTTTTATTCAGCAACAG CTGTTTGAGGCCATTGGTTGGATTATCACAAGCAATGCAGAAGCACAAGAGAAAAACACAGTTGAATTGCTTCAACAAATGGATGTATTCGAAGAAACGATGAAAGAATTTTACGCTGAGGGCATTCAAGGAATCCGAAATGACAACTTAGGGCTCCTGGACATTCTAGTTTGTGCAACATTTGGCCCCTACAAAGCTCTAGAGGAAGCCGCTGGTGTAAAAATTCTAGATCCGGAAAGGCATCCGTTTTTATACTCATGGGTGACAAATTCGAACGAGGTGCCTGTGATGAAAGAAGCAACCCCTCCTCATGAGAAGCTTTTGGCACTTCTTCAATTTGTTAGACAAATTGCCCTCAACTCTTCCACTTCACAATCTTGA
- the LOC18604675 gene encoding 60S ribosomal protein L34 — MVQRLTYRTRHSYATKSNQHRGKLVYQTTKKRASGPKCPVTGKRIQGIPHLRPAEYKRSRLPRNRRTVNRAYGGVLSGGAVRERIIRAFLVEEQKIVKKVLKIQKTKEKQASKS; from the exons ATGGTTCAACGGCTGACATACCGCACGCGCCACAGCTACGCTACCAAGTCCAACCAGCACC GTGGGAAACTTGTGTACCAGACCACCAAGAAGAGAGCTAGCGGACCCAAATGTCCTGTTACTGGCAAAAGAATCCAAGGG ATTCCTCACTTGAGACCTGCCGAATACAAGAGGTCTAGGTTACCCAGGAATAGGAGGACTGTGAACCGTGCCTATGGTGGCGTGCTATCTGGTGGTGCAGTCAGGGAGAG GATCATACGGGCCTTTTTGGTTGAAGAGCAGAAGATTGTGAAGAAGGTTTTGAAGATTCAGAAGACCAAGGAAAAGCAGGCATCAAAGAGCTAA
- the LOC18604676 gene encoding pentatricopeptide repeat-containing protein At1g74630, which yields MNNTSHHCLSLLTSCKNLKTLNQIHASLVKTGLNSDPFIAGKLILHCAVTNSDVLDYARRFFLHFPNPDVFMHNTLIRGFSESSTPQNSIFTFIDMRRKSMVPPDSFSFAFVLKAASNYGSLRAGIQLHCQALIHGLDTHLFVGTTLISMYGECGSVCFAKKAFEQMLEPNVVAWNAIVTACFRCGDVKGARKMFDMMPFTNSTSSNVMLAGFAKAGEMELAKKMFWEMKVKDDVSWSTMIVGFAHNASFCEAFGYFRELRRVGLRPNEVSLTGVLSGCAQAGAFEFGKIFHGYIEKSGCNWITAVNNALVDMYARCGHVEMARLVFENMPYKKSVVSWTSMIEGLAMHGYAEEAIQVFHEMEGSGIRPDWITFITILYACSHAGLIEQGCSYFSKMKNVYDIEPKIEHYGCMVDLYGRAGYLQKAYDFVCQMPVSPNAIIWRTLLGACSIHGNVELAEQVKERLSELEPNDSGDIVLLSNIYAVAGKWKDVATVRRSMTAQKIKKTPGWSMIEVDRTMYSFVAGEKSKKTTAEAYEMLKEIMLTLRVEGGYVPEVASVFHDVEEEEKEDSVFKHSEKLAVAFGISRLCKGRDIRIVKNLRICRDCHTVMKLISKVYGLKVVVRDRSRFHMFNDGSCSCKDYW from the coding sequence ATGAACAACACATCCCACCATTGCCTCTCTTTATTAACCAGCTGCAAAAACCTCAAAACCCTCAATCAAATCCACGCTTCTCTCGTCAAAACCGGCCTCAACTCGGACCCTTTTATCGCCGGTAAACTAATCCTCCACTGCGCTGTAACTAACTCCGATGTTCTCGACTACGCTCGCCGTTTCTTCCTTCACTTCCCAAATCCGGATGTCTTCATGCATAACACTCTTATTCGAGGGTTCTCAGAATCGAGTACCCCTCAAAACTCAATATTTACATTCATAGATATGCGTAGGAAATCAATGGTTCCTCCCGATAGCTTCTCCTTCGCGTTTGTTCTCAAGGCGGCGTCGAATTATGGGTCGTTGAGAGCTGGGATTCAGCTGCATTGTCAAGCTTTGATTCATGGTCTCGATACCCATTTGTTTGTTGGGACGACTTTGATAAGTATGTATGGAGAATGCGGGTCTGTTTGTTTTGCGAAGAAAGCGTTTGAGCAAATGCTGGAACCAAATGTTGTTGCTTGGAATGCAATTGTGACGGCGTGTTTTAGGTGTGGTGATGTAAAGGGTGCACGGAAAATGTTTGATATGATGCCTTTTACGAATTCGACTTCCTCGAATGTAATGCTTGCAGGGTTTGCGAAAGCTGGGGAGATGGAGCTTGCCAAAAAGATGTTTTGGGAGATGAAAGTGAAGGATGATGTTTCTTGGAGTACTATGATTGTTGGATTTGCTCATAATGCGAGTTTTTGTGAGGCTTTTGGATATTTTAGGGAGTTGCGAAGGGTTGGGTTGAGACCCAATGAGGTTAGCTTAACTGGGGTGCTATCAGGTTGTGCACAAGCGGGGGCGTTTGAGTTTGGTAAAATCTTTCATGGATATATTGAGAAATCTGGATGTAATTGGATTACTGCCGTGAATAATGCACTCGTGGATATGTATGCAAGGTGTGGGCATGTGGAGATGGCTCGATTAGTTTTTGAGAATATGCCATATAAGAAGAGTGTTGTTTCTTGGACTTCAATGATAGAAGGGCTTGCGATGCATGGTTATGCAGAAGAGGCAATACAGGTTTTTCATGAGATGGAAGGGTCTGGAATTAGGCCTGATTGGATTACCTTCATCACCATCCTATATGCTTGTAGTCATGCTGGGTTGATTGAGCAAGGATGTAGCTATTTTTCTAAGATGAAGAATGTGTATGATATAGAACCAAAGATTGAGCACTATGGTTGCATGGTTGATTTGTATGGTCGAGCTGGTTACCTGCAGAAGGCCTATGACTTTGTATGTCAAATGCCAGTATCACCTAATGCTATAATTTGGCGGACTCTTCTCGGGGCTTGCAGCATCCATGGTAATGTTGAGTTGGCGGAGCAAGTAAAGGAAAGGCTTTCTGAGCTAGAACCCAATGATTCTGGTGATATTGTGCTGCTGTCAAATATTTATGCAGTTGCAGGGAAATGGAAGGATGTTGCCACAGTGAGAAGGTCAATGACAGCTCAGAAGATAAAGAAAACTCCTGGTTGGAGTATGATTGAAGTTGACAGGACCATGTATAGCTTTGTAGCCggggaaaaatcaaaaaagacTACTGCAGAGGCTTACGAAATGCTAAAGGAGATAATGTTGACGCTTAGGGTTGAGGGAGGTTATGTTCCAGAAGTTGCAAGTGTTTTTCATGACGTAGAGGAGGAAGAGAAGGAAGATTCAGTATTTAAGCACAGTGAGAAGCTTGCTGTAGCTTTTGGGATCTCGAGGCTGTGTAAGGGAAGGGATATAAGAATAGTGAAGAATTTAAGAATATGCAGAGACTGCCATACAGTTATGAAGTTGATCTCTAAGGTTTATGGATTGAAAGTTGTGGTCAGAGATAGAAGTCGTTTTCACATGTTCAATGATGGTTCTTGTTCATGCAAAGATTACTGGTGA
- the LOC18604677 gene encoding uncharacterized protein LOC18604677, which translates to MASFAISIFSSSSFALSCKNYRPFLSPTALSAKPISIKASSASLDYSTPSSVIEQKPLKPTKTNCWEWKFKDNVINIYYEEHENESTDHAKNILMIPTISDVSTVQEWRAVAKDILGRVGKVNWRATVVDWPGLGYSSRPKMDYDADVMEKFLVDFIKEISSPENDFVIFGGGHAATIAIRAAKKGLVKPKAIAAVAPTWAGPLPIVFGRDPSMQTRYGLLRGTLRAPAVGWMMYNMLVSNEGAIQSQYKSHVYANPKNVTPAIVQSRYKLTTKKGSRFVPAAFLTGLLDPVTSREEFLELYAELEGEMPILVVSTEGSPKRSKAEMEALREAKGVSKFVEVPGALLPQEEYPRMVAEELYQFLQENFEVNA; encoded by the exons ATGGCCTCCTTTGCAATTTCTATATTCTCGTCATCTTCTTTTGCTCTTTCTTGCAAAAACTACAGACCATTTCTCTCTCCCACAGCCTTGTCTGCAAAACCCATTTCCATCAAAGCTTCTTCTGCTTCCCTGGATTACTCTACACCCTCCTCTGTCATTGAACAAAAGCCCCTCAAACCTACTAAG ACAAATTGTTGGGAATGGAAGTTCAAGGATAAtgtaattaatatatactatGAGGAGCATGAGAATGAGAGCACTGATCATGCAAAGAACATCCTTATGATTCCAACAATATCTGATGTAAGCACTGTACAAGAGTGGAGAGCAGTGGCTAAAGACATTTTGGGACGAGTTGGTAAAGTCAATTGGCGAGCTACTGTTGTTGATTGGCCTGGTTTGGGATACTCTAGCAGGCCAAAGATGGATTATGATGCTGATGTAATGGAAAAATTCCTAgttgatttcattaaagagaTAAGCTCCCCAG AAAACGATTTTGTGATCTTTGGAGGAGGTCATGCTGCCACAATAGCAATTCGTGCGGCAAAAAAAGGGTTGGTGAAGCCAAAAGCTATTGCTGCAGTTGCTCCAACCTGGGCTGGCCCCCTGCCTATTGTGTTTGGTCGAGATCCCAGCATGCAAACAAG GTATGGACTGCTGAGGGGCACCTTAAGAGCCCCAGCTGTTGGGTGGATGATGTATAATATGCTTGTCAGCAATGAGGGGGCAATTCAGTcacagtataaatctcatgtCTATGCAAATCCTAAAAATGTGACTCCAGCAATTGTTCAAAGCAGATACAAGTTGACAACAAAGAAAGGATCCCGATTTGTGCCTGCTGCTTTCTTGACTGGTCTCCTTGACCCTGTTACTTCCCGGGAGGAGTTCCTTGAACTCTATGCTGAATTGGAGGGGGAGATGCCCATTCTGGTTGTGTCAACTGAGGGATCTCCAAAGAGATCAAAGGCAGAGATGGAAGCTCTCAGGGAAGCTAAGGGAGTAAGCAAGTTTGTTGAGGTTCCTGGTGCACTTTTACCACAAGAAGAGTACCCTAGAATGGTGGCAGAGGAGCTTTACCAGTTTTTGCAAGAGAATTTCGAAGTCAATGCTTAA